The region GACATTTGAGCTCTGAGAAAATTAGAGACGATGACAGATTATTAAGGGGGACAGGTTTGGGCATCGTGGTTTTAAGGCTGGtatcctccatcatcatccGACAAATTGTCTGCTGATTTCCCACCTTCTCCCATGAATCATCCAAAACCAGTTAATGAGCAGCTTTTACTTTTCCAAAGTTAAATTAGAAAGAGTTATAGCTGTTGAAattacatttgtattcatttgtaATTTTCCTTGACTCTTCCtagaaataaaatgtagtaAAGCATATATAGATTGAATCTAAAGTGAAgggtgataaaaaaatatattctgcAAAGTTgtctgatgatgttgatgaaggCTGAATACAAGAAATACTCTATGAACCTGAGTTGTCCtagaaaatataattattagttattttattatcatttaatatATAGAACTTCAGGGGAATCAGgagtttaatattaaatatacaaGGGTGTTTGAAATGAAAGGTTACGTACATGTGcacgaatacacacacacacacacacacacacacacacacacacacacacacacacacacacacacacacacacacacacacacacacacacacacagacacactgttttAAAATTCATACACCCCCTGGGTTATTACTGACCTACGAGGTATTGGATGTgatttttcttcaacatgatACAAAGGTCATCCTGACTCATATTCAGCCTTAAAATTGATTCTGCCTGAGGTTGATTACATTGATCTATTAATATAAGGATACATCTGATTCAATACCATTCAGTATTTTAAGTACGGTATCTCCCTCCACTGGCAGACACTGAATCCTTCACTTGCATGAAAACATCTGAGGCAACTCTGTAAGAATAATgatttgttttgatatttgtgaaatatcaaaacaaatCATTATTATCTCCCTCCTGTGTTAGTTTTACGCAGTTTTACATCCAAAGCACGAAGCTGTTTGAGGAATCCTGTGTTCGGGAAAATCCACCTGTGCTCTTTGACCTTATTGATGGCCTCTAGCAGGGTGTAGCGGTGGTGGATCATTAGGTAGGCCAGGACGAGGGAGGCAGACCTGCTGACTCCAACTGCACAGTGGACAAAAACCCTAGCTGGATGAGGAGAATGAGATTAGAAGCCGCGTGACATGAATGATGGGTTACACACATGGTGAGAGATGGTCTTGCAGAAAGGCCCGAACATTACAAACATGATGGGATCATTACCGCCAGTCGTGTTGAGTGCATCCTGAATATAATCAGCAGAGGGAAAGAAATAGCGAGAGAGGTCAAAGGACGGTGAGTCATCTGCAGGCACTCCATAATAATCCACAGAGGATCCGTAGAAGTCATGGCTCCCCTGACAGTACATCCTCCCGTGAGCTGCGTTCACAACATGAGTGATTCCCAGCTTCCACAGACTGTAGCGATCGTTGGCCACTGACCTGCGCAAAAAGGAAACAGGGTTTATGTTCACAAACTCATTACTTTATGAGCAGTGAAGGAACACAGTGGTTTGCTGGACTTACATGTCGCCAATGAACAAGTTAGGCCAAACTTCATCCACACGATTGCCAAACCTTTTTCCTCCGTACAAAACCTTCACTAAATCTTTCAGACAAGGGAAAACTGTGATATCATCCTGAGGGTTATTCATCATTGACTCCATCTACTCTCTGTTGTAATAACCGGCTTCTCTGAAACTcctcatttaaacattttaaactctgTTGAGGCTTTACTACAACCATGCTGGCACTGACAAGGACAGCTGCTGCTGGTCTAAAATTAAAACACTGACCTATATTCTAAATGTTAATCAACCTCACACATTTCAATCTTTATTAAGTACAGTGAAGGTGTCACTGCTATTTGTCATTGTGTGGCCTTTAAAGGGATAGACGctgttttgagtcaaatttgaatgttgggacTGAAGAACACTTGGaagacatcacaggagcagtatggaggcttttgatgtttttttctattgttttttccatttgaagaagtggtcaccattgactttaattatattggatttggctgcaacgctaattacccctgaaactccaaacgTGTTCCGTGGACTCCAACACTTTCATCCACCAACTCCAtcacatagtggtgagtagatgttgagtgaattttcatttttcagtgaactatccctttaagtgcaCAAAGAATCAACAGCATTTTATAGTAAACATAATGTGGTTAAAGACGCTGCGGTTCTGCGTGCCCACCAGCTGGGGTCGCTGTCGGTCAGGTAGCGCCGTTGAGCTAACCTCCGTGGGGCTAATTCTACGTGCGCAGCTATGCTAAACATTACCGCGTGTGCTTGTTGACAACATGCTAACCAGCGCGGAGTCAGGGCGTCCTGAGCCCCAACAAGCCGTCGCAGCAAAGGCTAACACGTCTCCAGACTCCCGTGAGATGCCGTTCAGCTAGCTAGCTGAAGAAGAGACGTCCCCcgtgtcctcctctgtcccttTCTCTGTCCGGGTGAGTGAGCGTCAGACGCACGCAGCCATGAAGCTAACAAGCGGGCATGCTAGTTAGCTAGTTAGCGTCAGCCGCCCCGCGgggttgtgttgttgtggtcCAGCGGGTGGAGGATGCTCTCGTGTGCTTGTGTAACCTCAGGAATGAATGTGGTTGCACGTGTAATGCTAACCTGGCACATGGTACTCGTTGTTTTACAAGATGCTGAAACACATTAGCGGTAGATTAGCTCCAGGGCCCAATTTAGTGTTCAGACAATGGTGTGGTTGACTGTAGGACGACACAGAACAGCTGTTGTGCAAACCACAAACACCACAGTGTCATTAAACCAAGTCAGTGCTCATCATACAGACATGCTGACACTGTGGGAATGTCATGGTAAACAGAGGGGACAGACTTTAGAGACCGGGGCTGATTAACAGGGATTCTTCTGCTCAGTGTGGAGGACTGATCAGCCCAGAACAGGTTGGGATCATATTTGAAAAGTCATGATCTATGACAGAAGCCACTCTTTCCTCTGGGGAGTGTATCTGCCTTTCACCTACATTTTTAGGGTGTGTGAGATCTTACAATTCTTGGCACTGTTGACACTGCCTCTTGTATTTGCTCAGGATGTGGCTGCTGCCTGTGAGCGACGTTGATTATCATATATGttactttctgtctgtgttgaagTCCTGCAGGGTTTGTTTGGAGTTCATATTGCAGACTCAATGGAAATGAAGTGGTGCTTATAGTGTCGACTCGTCAAGATTACTTTGTTAGTTAGAAGGAACTGGTGTTAACAGTAAAGGGGAGCTTAGTTGTTTGAGTCGCACTTAAAGTTTTGACGTGTTTTCCTCCAGCCCTCAGAGCGAGGAGGAAATGACCCAACTGAGTGTCCGTCGCTGGACGCCCAAACACGTCGCCAAGTGGCTGAAGGAAGAGGGCTTCTGTGACTATGTGGACCTGCTGTGCAACAAGCACCGACTGGACGGCACCAGTCTGCTCGCCCTCAGCGAGTATGACCTCCGCGCGCAGCCTCTGGAGCTCAAGGTGCTGGGGGACATCAAGCGGCTAATGGTGGCGATCCGCAAACTTCAGAAACAGAACATGGACGTGCTGGAGGAGCTCGGCCTTCCCTTCGATGGCCACTCTCCTACAGGCGCTGGGGGAAGTTTGGATTGGCTGTGTAACGGAGACCCGAGCAGAGACTGTGACAGCACTGACACAGCACCGGTGGGAGAGGAGTATCACCAGTACACCAATGGAAAGTACAAGCAGCAGACGAGGCGTCTGGATCCAGAGTACTGGAAGACTGTGCTTAGCTCCATCTacgtggtgtttgtgtttgggttCACATCCTTTGTCATGGTCATAGTGCATGAGAGGGTCCCTGACATGCGCACATACCCTCCACTGCCAGATATCTTCCTAGACAGgtgagtcatttattttctagaTTTCTTCAGCATTTTTTCACTAtctatttgtatatatatatatatatttgtatcaCCTGTCAGGACATCACACCAGATGGTGGACATTATAATTGCCCTACATCTTTGTAGCATGGTTCTATTATTGTCCTCCCATATTCCTGGTGGGCTTGCTTTGGTTCAAAGAGAtctttaaaagttttttaaagtGACCTACTTTGTAGTGTGAACTGTTGCTTATGACCAGCTTTGAGCTTTTCATGGAATGTCTGATTGGGAGAGCTGATTTCCGGGAAATGCCAGTATTCATTCGAAGAAATAAAACGTGCGGAGGGCATTTTCTCAGGCTAGTTACAAACCTTTTAAGATTTGGCCTCAATCTTGTGTATGTATATGCTATTAAATCAGTCATGGAAGTGGAAACTTTGAAGATAAGCACTAaaatcttttttcccttttcaacAGTGTGCCTAGAATACCGTGGGCCTTTGCCATGGCCGAGGCGTGTGGAGTGATCCTCTGTAACATCTGGCtgcttgttctgctgctgcataAACACAGGTACACTTCTAACCCTCCTCGACATCAGCACAATGTTATCTCTGCGGGGATTGTTCTGTGGATCacctacagtgttttccataaATCAATGACACGGAAGACTCAGGATAATTATTTCTCTCCACTTGTAGATCCATCCTGTTGCGACGTTTGTGCAGCCTCATGGGGACGGTGTTCATGCTGCGCTGCATCACCATGTTTGTCACCTCCCTGTCAGTGCCAGGACAGCACCTGCAGTGCTCGGGAAAGGTAGAACACTAACCAAGATCGtgtttgtcatatttcaaacgCCACATTTCTGCATCAAGATCGTAgcaatcacagtttgtcttgttCCCTCCCTCTAGATATACGGTGACATGTGGGCCAAACTGCAGCGAGCTGTTGCCATCTGGAGCGGCTTTGGGATGAGCCTGACCGGAGTGCATACTTGTGGCGACTACATGTTCAGCGGTCACACTGTGGTCCTCACTATGCTCAACTTCTTCGTCACAGAGTGTGAGTAGCTTCAAGCTGTGAACCCCTGAATTTGGTTTTACATCATTGGCAAATAGAAACACAGAATTGTATTCTTTAAGACTCccttaaatatttaattttatgattcagttgaaatttaatttgactAAATGATAACTGAATTTGATTCTTCCATTAATGGTCTCAAAGGAATTATGTGGCCTAGCCGCTAtgttacaaatgaatgatcTTTTGAGCTAATAATCCAACAGATCTGTCTGGTTTAAATCCttgaacacaaaataaatatttgatacaGTCtgaactctgtttttatttggttgacttaaataacatttaatatgtCACATTGGTTTCCAGATTTTGTCCATATTCATTCATGTAAATAATGAGAAATTATGTGTCACAGAAATCTGTGAAACAGAGGGTTGAATTACTCACTCATGAAGAATCAAccacatttgataaatattgtgcTTTTGTTGCCACttggtgtttttctttggtACTACAAGTTAAATTTTAAAAACTAGATGTCCCCAGTCTTATCTGAATTTTGGCCTTAAATAACTCGTAAATATGTCTCAGATGTGTTTTGGTCAGTCTTGATAATGTTAACGCTCATCATTCACGCTTATAATTTTTTATTCATCCAAAGGTTTTGGCAGCATGCATAGTTtataatatctgtgtgtgttgtagttccAATGATACAGATATTAGCACGCTGTAATAAAACCACTAACAAGACCTTTGTTTTGTCCCCATGGATACTAGTTTGTATaacaaaacatgacatttgaAGGGTTATTTTCTGCAAGACTATTTCACCATATCTTCAATTATAGGGAAGTTTAACTCGAAACTGGCAGAAGCCCTGCGCACACAAATCTGCTACATTTCTGCTTGGTGTAGTAAAAATCCAGATAATATATGAAActgctttctgtctctttgacacAGACACTCCACGGAGCTGGAACTTCATTCACACGTTGTCCTGGGTCCTCAATCTTTTCGGCATCTTCTTCATCCTGGCCGCACATGAACACTACTCCATCGACGTGTTCATTGCCTTCTACATCACTACCAGACTCTTCCTGTATTACCACACTCTAGCGAACACCCGGGCCTACCAGCAGAGCCGACGAGCTCGCATCTGGTTCCCCATGTTCTCCTTCTTCGAGTGCAATGTCAATGGACCCGTCCCCAACGAGTACTGCTGGCCCTTCTCCAGACCCGCTGTGATGAGGAGGCTGATAGGATAAAAAAACCCAGCAGTGTCAGAAACTACTTAACATGTGCTGTTTTGTCTGCTTTGTGAAGTTGCCAACTGAGGCGGTGTGTGATGTCCTCACCAGGAAAGACAACTGATGTCATCCCATCAGCACTGAGGCCTAATGGGATACACATAGCCATAACCTCTAACATTCTGGGATTTAGCTTCTAACCTGCTCTCCCCGTCACCATTTTTAGGAGGATTAAACAAAATCTATAAAACCCTGCCTAgtttaaaagcaaaaacactTTCTGCCTGACTTGAAAACTGAAGGAGGTGGAGgcacagtatgtgtgtatgattgATCTCCACGAACAACATTTTCTTTCGGTAACTCCCATGTTAAAGACATAGTGTTTATATAGCGTGTGAAGGAAGTAAGATACGTCTTAAAATTCTCAGGCAGCAGTGTAGCTAATCCTTCCCAGCAGTTACACCCGGGCCACACAGGGTGCGTGTGCAGCGTGTGACAGCTGCGTCGCTGATATGCTGCGTCTTTTGCCAGTCGGTTGTGGAACCAAGATGTGAGTTTTTTGGTCCAGGAATAAAAGCTGGCCAATATTCTcaactaaatgtcaggactctaccgtatgaagctgtgcatcttctggcctgcaataacaataaaaatcacgtttaaacaaatacatgaattcagtcaacagaaaggctagattttactttgaaacaggtacaGGAAGTGCAATTATTCGACAGATAGACATGAAATGTGGTGAATGAAAAGTTTCACTGTCTATTCTGCGGCATGTCAAGAAAATAGGCGAGGCCCCGAAGAGCAGTGTGGCTGCTCGAACCTGATAACAAGGCGCTCCGCAATGCACACGTACCACTCATGCATCCAGTGTGGCCCTGGGTCTTAACCATTTCTAGTGCAATTAATAATCATTTCAAGGTTTGAATCTTGattcctgagtgaaggttttgTCTTCTCACTTTGTAATGTATCAGAACATAACTCTGTGGACCACTGTTGAAGCAATATGTAAAGAGCTACCAGTTGCGAATGCTCTTTTCCTGTATAGCAGTTTCTTTCCATAATGGTGAGAAGCAGATGTTATGAAAGGCTCCTGCATTCCTTGAGATTTTGCTTACATCATGACAGTGTTGCTTAATACTAAAAGAGAAATCCAGCTTAGATTAACATGCATtgacttctttgtttttattgttcacGTAGCCTATTTTCTCTTAACAGACCTAGAAGAGATGCATTTAAAGATGTCTCTATCAGCCAAAAACGTGGAATGAATTGTATTTCCAGCTGTCTTAAATATTATTCCATTTGCCAATTACCTTGAGTATACGATAGTTCTCTTGCTGTGTAGAAATGTTCCAAATCTTAACATGTTTACAGTCGGGTAGTTGGATAgtgctttttttaattcactgttAATGACCCGTATACCATGTAAAGTCTCCCAGATATGACTCTGACATTAAATCTGTAGTAATGGTTCTTTAAAAGGACCCTTACATTTGTAggtatttgtttgtattaatttatttcatttttgtaaatgtcaataggtatttttatatttcatgtacAGTTGCAGCAACATGCACATGGAGAAATGTTTACA is a window of Paralichthys olivaceus isolate ysfri-2021 chromosome 21, ASM2471397v2, whole genome shotgun sequence DNA encoding:
- the LOC109626722 gene encoding sphingomyelin synthase-related protein 1; translated protein: MTQLSVRRWTPKHVAKWLKEEGFCDYVDLLCNKHRLDGTSLLALSEYDLRAQPLELKVLGDIKRLMVAIRKLQKQNMDVLEELGLPFDGHSPTGAGGSLDWLCNGDPSRDCDSTDTAPVGEEYHQYTNGKYKQQTRRLDPEYWKTVLSSIYVVFVFGFTSFVMVIVHERVPDMRTYPPLPDIFLDSVPRIPWAFAMAEACGVILCNIWLLVLLLHKHRSILLRRLCSLMGTVFMLRCITMFVTSLSVPGQHLQCSGKIYGDMWAKLQRAVAIWSGFGMSLTGVHTCGDYMFSGHTVVLTMLNFFVTEYTPRSWNFIHTLSWVLNLFGIFFILAAHEHYSIDVFIAFYITTRLFLYYHTLANTRAYQQSRRARIWFPMFSFFECNVNGPVPNEYCWPFSRPAVMRRLIG